A genomic stretch from Corynebacterium kutscheri includes:
- a CDS encoding HNH endonuclease family protein, whose translation MKKIIVIFSSLVALVAIIALVYTNTELGYGRLTQPKTTQPNNSLEILELLENLPSFEYSPLIPTYERAQFGQRWSDDVTVEYGHNGCDTRNDILKRDLREVTYKPETRDCVVQSGILDDVYTGETIYFQRGNDTSALVPIDHIVALAQAWYFGAYAWDEDKRRNFANDPLNLQATTESANKAKSAHTVEQWLPITEYQCTFAQRVVTVKSSYTLAVTELEREILREVLQNCSV comes from the coding sequence ATGAAAAAAATAATCGTTATTTTTAGTTCTTTGGTAGCACTGGTGGCCATTATTGCGCTGGTATACACGAATACTGAGCTAGGCTACGGCCGGTTAACCCAGCCTAAAACTACTCAACCAAATAATTCATTAGAAATATTAGAGCTGCTAGAAAACCTACCTAGTTTTGAATACTCGCCACTTATACCAACATATGAACGCGCTCAATTTGGTCAGCGCTGGAGCGATGATGTCACAGTAGAGTATGGACATAATGGGTGCGATACCCGCAATGACATTCTCAAACGAGATTTACGTGAGGTGACCTATAAACCAGAAACCCGAGATTGCGTGGTACAAAGCGGAATACTTGACGATGTTTATACTGGCGAAACTATCTATTTTCAGCGTGGAAATGACACCTCAGCATTGGTACCCATTGACCACATCGTCGCCTTGGCACAAGCATGGTATTTTGGAGCATACGCCTGGGATGAGGATAAACGAAGAAATTTTGCTAATGATCCATTAAACCTCCAAGCAACAACCGAGAGTGCTAATAAAGCAAAAAGCGCTCATACTGTTGAACAATGGCTACCAATAACCGAGTATCAATGTACATTTGCACAGCGAGTAGTCACTGTGAAAAGCAGTTACACTCTCGCGGTCACGGAATTAGAACGCGAGATACTACGCGAGGTATTGCAGAACTGTTCAGTGTGA
- a CDS encoding mechanosensitive ion channel family protein, with protein MPLNYIASALWAWVATTGITLALLITAAFLVPRAGRLVMRIIERKVLAEDTDESKAYLAIAGVAIYVSQIIAYFLIFAFILQALGFSLSSAALPATAASAAIALGAQSIVADFLAGFFILTEKQYGVGDWVRFEGGKTTAEGTVIQITMRATRIRTLAEETVTIPNSSAGVSINNSNYWSSAVVVMPIPLLGSHSIYDAIERSTRAAQRALTKKEIASEILGELSVHESTAITAPSTVGMPWTVNIRFICQVKPGSQWRVERAIRTSIIDEFWPQYGSIPTATGLPEPGSQFLDSVNHDMSRRLTSDPAHTPSTWPDHTQADKTDANKLTRSIKKHNDQAQAKSTIVAQAATETEPQVVTLPSSDAQDPARKHEAHNDPAATQPRFTANQEKNDQDHTKPAVSTEQSTWHKMLTLGGRMRASTAVLLLIFGVLIILRGLTFETNHADTNGVLAPAPQNQVVSPTSVPPTSPVIETTQAPSTSEIIPEESLVSTPVLTTEPNTAEESTDSNVSIEETPIESAAPTTDHNTDATQSPQEPDNPQVQNPTQ; from the coding sequence ATGCCGTTGAATTACATTGCATCTGCATTATGGGCTTGGGTAGCCACCACCGGAATAACGCTTGCTTTACTCATAACTGCCGCATTTCTAGTTCCGCGTGCCGGCCGCCTAGTTATGCGAATTATTGAACGCAAGGTATTAGCCGAAGACACTGATGAGTCCAAAGCCTATCTTGCTATAGCTGGTGTGGCGATCTATGTCAGTCAGATCATTGCCTACTTTCTTATTTTCGCTTTCATCTTGCAGGCACTTGGCTTCTCTCTATCCTCTGCTGCACTGCCAGCAACTGCAGCTTCAGCAGCAATTGCGTTAGGTGCTCAGTCAATTGTTGCTGATTTCCTGGCTGGTTTTTTCATTCTTACTGAAAAACAATATGGTGTCGGTGACTGGGTGCGCTTCGAAGGTGGTAAAACCACTGCTGAAGGCACAGTTATCCAAATCACTATGCGTGCCACTCGAATCCGTACCCTTGCTGAAGAAACGGTTACCATTCCTAATTCCTCTGCCGGAGTATCTATTAATAATTCCAACTATTGGTCTTCAGCAGTCGTGGTTATGCCCATCCCACTACTAGGATCGCACTCTATTTATGATGCTATTGAGCGCTCCACACGAGCTGCTCAGCGCGCACTAACCAAAAAAGAAATCGCTTCTGAAATACTTGGTGAACTCAGTGTGCACGAATCAACCGCAATTACCGCCCCAAGCACAGTCGGTATGCCATGGACAGTAAATATTCGCTTTATTTGCCAAGTAAAACCTGGCAGTCAATGGCGAGTTGAACGTGCTATTCGCACCAGCATTATCGACGAATTCTGGCCACAGTACGGTTCCATCCCTACTGCTACTGGTCTTCCCGAACCAGGAAGCCAATTTCTTGACAGCGTCAACCATGACATGTCTCGCCGATTAACTTCTGATCCAGCCCACACACCATCGACTTGGCCGGATCATACTCAAGCTGATAAAACTGACGCTAATAAGCTCACCAGGTCTATCAAAAAGCACAATGACCAAGCACAGGCTAAATCAACTATTGTTGCTCAGGCAGCTACTGAAACCGAACCTCAAGTAGTCACTCTACCTAGCAGTGATGCTCAAGATCCGGCACGTAAGCACGAGGCACACAATGATCCTGCCGCTACGCAACCTCGATTTACTGCTAATCAAGAAAAAAACGACCAGGATCACACTAAGCCAGCAGTTTCAACTGAGCAATCAACCTGGCACAAAATGCTTACTCTTGGTGGACGAATGCGTGCATCGACAGCAGTGCTCTTACTTATTTTTGGTGTTCTCATTATTTTGCGTGGTTTAACCTTCGAGACAAACCATGCGGATACCAATGGGGTACTTGCACCTGCACCACAAAACCAAGTGGTTTCCCCAACTTCTGTGCCACCAACATCGCCAGTTATCGAAACTACGCAGGCACCGTCGACAAGCGAAATAATCCCAGAGGAATCTCTGGTGTCTACTCCTGTGTTAACCACAGAGCCTAATACTGCTGAGGAAAGTACAGACAGTAATGTCTCGATTGAAGAAACACCCATAGAATCGGCTGCTCCCACTACAGATCACAATACTGATGCTACGCAATCACCACAGGAACCAGATAACCCTCAAGTTCAAAATCCGACGCAATAG
- a CDS encoding DoxX family protein gives MSEKNTPDRATEFDELDDVPTYDAKEHNLYQRAGRAAPQAIDPEQDVLAVTDVSDAVTTEFKAAQFSKQAEAHSVEKQEPAVEDTQTTVIQRPEPTLSPVAQETTVFEHPDRNQRLASDAPISHYNDEDFAPAQPLAPATTVATPLNSYEQPVPVPAMESEALVVQAKRGTIDFGLALLRVVMAIYLISDSVRIFFGLGNSGGLNGFQASMDGYAMAEVLAVGIPALELAAGVFLIFGLLTPVAAAVATVVTIFSALHTLDTTTLTSYFNLPDGIWLALVVTGIALALQFTGPGIYSFDISRSWARRPLVSSWIFSILGIAAAVALWWFGAGVNPF, from the coding sequence ATGAGCGAAAAGAATACCCCAGATCGTGCTACTGAATTTGACGAGTTAGACGATGTTCCCACATATGACGCTAAGGAACATAACCTTTACCAGCGCGCCGGGCGCGCGGCACCGCAGGCGATTGATCCAGAACAAGACGTATTGGCAGTAACTGATGTTAGCGATGCGGTAACCACCGAGTTTAAAGCTGCCCAATTTTCGAAGCAAGCAGAAGCACATTCCGTCGAAAAGCAGGAACCAGCTGTTGAGGACACTCAAACGACGGTGATTCAACGCCCAGAACCAACACTTTCCCCGGTGGCACAAGAGACTACAGTTTTTGAACACCCTGATCGTAACCAGCGGCTTGCCTCAGACGCGCCGATTTCGCATTACAACGATGAGGATTTTGCTCCAGCACAGCCGTTAGCGCCGGCTACTACAGTAGCCACCCCGCTTAATAGCTATGAGCAACCGGTACCTGTTCCAGCTATGGAATCGGAAGCGCTAGTGGTACAAGCAAAACGTGGAACTATCGATTTTGGCCTTGCACTCTTACGCGTAGTGATGGCAATCTATCTCATTAGTGATTCGGTACGAATTTTCTTTGGACTTGGTAATAGCGGCGGACTTAATGGTTTTCAAGCAAGCATGGATGGCTATGCGATGGCTGAGGTGCTTGCGGTAGGGATACCAGCATTAGAACTAGCCGCGGGCGTATTTCTTATCTTTGGCCTACTTACTCCCGTGGCAGCAGCGGTAGCCACAGTAGTAACTATTTTTAGTGCCCTCCATACCTTAGATACAACCACGTTGACTAGCTATTTTAATCTTCCTGATGGAATATGGTTGGCATTGGTGGTCACCGGTATTGCACTCGCACTGCAATTTACCGGTCCAGGTATTTATTCATTCGATATTTCTCGTAGTTGGGCTCGTCGACCACTGGTAAGTTCTTGGATTTTTTCCATCCTTGGTATTGCTGCGGCAGTGGCATTATGGTGGTTTGGCGCTGGAGTTAACCCTTTCTAA
- a CDS encoding ATP-binding cassette domain-containing protein, which yields MNHNPVLTLTDVAVATADKVLVKDLNLAVSAGSWSALIGESGSGKTMTALAIIGQLPYGISTTAGEILVDGQNWLNLSAKKLRHHLGKEVAYVAQDPASAFTPYLRLGAQISETLRAHKSTMDVAEAFEKVSLDPQLMRRFPGELSGGQLQRASLAMAMMLNPKVLIADEPTTALDAVTQKQVLQHIDIMRQQGTAVLFITHDLRVVRRYADYVTVMRGGEVVEAGGRKSLDNPQHPYTRELISAVKTLRKDNI from the coding sequence ATGAATCATAATCCGGTACTGACATTAACGGATGTAGCAGTAGCTACTGCAGATAAAGTGTTGGTAAAAGACTTAAATTTAGCAGTTTCTGCTGGTAGCTGGTCGGCACTTATTGGTGAATCAGGCAGTGGTAAAACAATGACAGCATTAGCTATTATTGGTCAGCTGCCTTATGGCATTAGCACTACCGCCGGGGAAATTCTTGTTGATGGACAAAATTGGTTGAACCTCTCTGCGAAAAAATTACGGCATCACCTTGGCAAAGAAGTAGCCTATGTGGCTCAAGACCCAGCAAGCGCGTTCACTCCATATTTGCGTTTGGGGGCACAAATTTCTGAGACTTTGCGTGCCCATAAGAGCACCATGGATGTAGCAGAAGCTTTTGAAAAGGTGAGCCTTGATCCGCAGTTAATGAGGAGATTTCCTGGTGAATTATCTGGTGGACAGCTTCAACGTGCAAGTTTAGCAATGGCAATGATGCTCAACCCTAAGGTACTAATTGCCGATGAACCAACTACTGCATTAGATGCAGTAACCCAAAAACAAGTGCTGCAACATATCGATATTATGCGTCAGCAAGGAACTGCGGTTTTATTTATTACCCATGATCTACGAGTGGTGCGCAGATATGCTGATTATGTAACAGTGATGCGTGGTGGTGAGGTTGTTGAAGCCGGTGGGCGTAAGAGTTTGGATAACCCACAGCATCCCTATACTCGTGAGCTTATTAGTGCGGTAAAAACACTTCGAAAGGATAATATCTGA
- a CDS encoding LysR family transcriptional regulator ArgP, with protein sequence MNPLHLHTLLAIVDEGSFESAALVLGISASAVSQRVKALEKSAGRVLLRRANPVTTTDAGEVMVQAARRMALLQAETEAQLQGRLARIPLAVAINADSLATWFKPVLAEVARIDNASLHLRIEDESATLTLLRRGDVLGAVTREEAPVSGCESIRLGTMRYFSVAHPQLLAQYTTAGKIDWEYMPALRFGPRDSLQSEDLRNRVAHPVRQRRISQIPSAEAFIEAARVGLGWALLPEEDAVALVDAGDVVRLDDSVVETTLYWQRWRLESPALEQLTSAVLNAAKELR encoded by the coding sequence ATGAACCCGCTTCATTTGCATACGTTGTTAGCAATTGTCGACGAAGGAAGCTTCGAATCGGCTGCACTAGTGCTGGGAATTTCTGCCTCCGCGGTAAGCCAGCGAGTAAAAGCATTGGAAAAAAGTGCCGGTCGGGTATTACTTCGTCGGGCCAACCCAGTAACAACAACCGATGCAGGTGAAGTGATGGTGCAAGCCGCTCGGCGTATGGCGCTCTTGCAAGCAGAAACAGAAGCACAACTTCAAGGCAGACTTGCGCGAATCCCATTAGCAGTAGCTATTAACGCAGATTCTTTGGCTACTTGGTTTAAACCGGTATTAGCTGAGGTAGCTCGTATCGATAATGCTTCTTTGCATTTGCGTATTGAAGATGAGTCGGCAACATTGACGCTATTGCGCCGCGGGGATGTGCTTGGTGCGGTAACGAGGGAAGAAGCTCCCGTAAGTGGCTGCGAATCTATTCGGTTAGGCACAATGCGTTATTTTTCCGTAGCGCATCCTCAATTACTCGCCCAATACACCACTGCAGGAAAAATAGATTGGGAGTATATGCCGGCGTTACGTTTTGGCCCGCGCGACAGTTTGCAATCAGAGGATTTACGTAATCGGGTAGCACATCCGGTGCGGCAACGTCGAATTTCACAAATTCCTAGTGCCGAGGCCTTTATTGAAGCTGCTCGAGTAGGGTTAGGCTGGGCGCTGCTACCAGAAGAGGATGCTGTGGCTTTAGTTGATGCTGGTGATGTGGTGCGCTTGGATGATTCAGTTGTAGAAACAACCTTATATTGGCAGCGTTGGCGCTTAGAATCGCCAGCGCTGGAACAACTAACTAGTGCAGTTTTAAACGCAGCTAAAGAATTACGGTAA
- a CDS encoding PH domain-containing protein, with the protein MSAHPTSAREEKDSVVFSPDRTHLLAAGLMTIMMILILASLPWYFMVVTALPLIFILWVLRAKTVLNDEGISATYLFKSAQQAHWNEISGVGFQGAKAFVERNDGTSFSLPGVTFNSLPALEEASAGRIPDALSQGLAAANDKVRIVRRDGQEILISKQEYEALQAKKQSDTESA; encoded by the coding sequence ATGAGCGCTCACCCCACATCTGCACGCGAAGAAAAAGATTCAGTGGTTTTTTCCCCTGATCGAACTCACCTACTAGCTGCTGGTTTGATGACTATCATGATGATTCTTATTCTTGCCAGCTTGCCCTGGTATTTCATGGTGGTTACTGCGCTTCCGCTGATTTTTATTCTATGGGTTCTGCGCGCCAAAACAGTGCTTAACGACGAAGGCATTAGCGCCACATATCTTTTTAAAAGCGCCCAACAAGCCCACTGGAACGAGATCTCTGGGGTGGGTTTTCAAGGTGCTAAAGCTTTTGTTGAGCGTAACGACGGTACTAGCTTTTCTCTTCCCGGAGTAACTTTTAATTCTTTGCCTGCTTTAGAAGAAGCTTCAGCCGGGCGTATTCCCGATGCTTTATCTCAAGGGCTTGCTGCTGCTAACGATAAGGTTCGAATTGTGCGTCGCGATGGTCAAGAAATTTTGATCAGCAAACAAGAATATGAGGCACTACAGGCGAAGAAACAATCAGATACTGAATCTGCTTAA
- the ilvD gene encoding dihydroxy-acid dehydratase: MFPLRSKATTISRNASGARALWRATGTQEHEFGKPIVAIVNSYTQFVPGHVHLKNVGDIVAQAVRHAGGVPKEFNTIAVDDGIAMGHSGMLYSLPSREIIADSVEYMVNAHTADAMVCISNCDKITPGMLNAALRLNIPAIFVSGGPMEAGKVVAVNGIAHAATDLVTAITASANTTISDNDLTAIEASACPTCGSCSGMFTANSMNCLTEALGLSLPGNGTTLATHTARKQLFQEAGTMIVDICQRYYGEEDESVLPRNVATKDAFINAMALDMAMGGSTNTILHTLAAAQEGEIDFTLSDIDELSHRIPCISKVAPNGTYHIEDVHRAGGIPAILGELRRAGMLNEDVHTLAYDTVDGWLNDWDIRGGKAIDRAIELFHAAPAGIRTTEAFSQSTRWDSLDLDPENGCIHDTAHAYSEDGGLVILRGNIAPDGAVLKTAGVEEELWEFSGPARVVDSQEAAVSTILNREVQPGEVVVIRYEGPSGGPGMQEMLHPTSFLKGAGLGKKCALITDGRFSGGTSGLSIGHISPEAAHGGVIGLIKNGDPISISVSNRTLNLDVSDEEIQRRRKEMEQSDNPWTPQRNRKVSKALRAYAAMATSADKGAVRQVD, encoded by the coding sequence ATGTTTCCGCTTCGATCTAAAGCAACAACCATCAGCCGCAATGCTTCAGGTGCCCGTGCACTATGGCGTGCTACTGGAACTCAAGAGCATGAGTTCGGTAAACCCATTGTGGCTATCGTTAATTCTTATACCCAGTTTGTTCCCGGCCATGTGCATTTAAAAAATGTGGGTGACATTGTTGCCCAAGCGGTACGCCATGCAGGCGGGGTACCCAAAGAATTCAATACCATTGCAGTTGACGATGGTATTGCAATGGGTCATTCTGGAATGCTTTATTCTCTACCTTCGCGGGAAATCATCGCCGATTCCGTTGAATATATGGTTAATGCGCATACTGCTGATGCCATGGTGTGCATTTCAAACTGCGATAAAATTACCCCAGGTATGCTCAATGCGGCTCTGCGACTAAACATTCCGGCTATATTTGTCTCCGGTGGACCAATGGAAGCCGGAAAAGTCGTTGCAGTCAACGGTATCGCTCATGCTGCTACTGATTTAGTTACTGCTATTACTGCTTCAGCTAACACTACAATTTCGGATAATGATCTCACTGCTATTGAGGCTTCAGCATGTCCTACCTGCGGCTCATGCTCAGGCATGTTCACCGCAAACTCAATGAATTGTCTTACCGAAGCACTTGGACTTTCGCTTCCTGGTAACGGAACCACCTTAGCTACGCATACGGCACGTAAACAGCTTTTTCAAGAAGCTGGAACAATGATTGTTGATATCTGCCAGCGCTATTACGGTGAGGAAGACGAATCTGTCCTACCACGTAATGTGGCTACAAAAGATGCTTTTATCAATGCCATGGCACTTGATATGGCCATGGGGGGCTCAACAAATACTATTTTGCATACTCTTGCCGCAGCACAAGAAGGCGAGATTGATTTTACGCTTTCCGATATTGATGAGTTGTCCCACCGAATTCCGTGTATCTCCAAGGTGGCCCCCAATGGTACTTACCATATTGAAGATGTCCATCGTGCCGGTGGCATCCCAGCGATTTTAGGAGAACTGCGTCGCGCTGGAATGCTGAATGAAGACGTACACACCCTTGCCTATGACACTGTCGATGGCTGGCTTAATGATTGGGATATTCGTGGCGGTAAAGCAATCGACCGAGCCATCGAGCTCTTTCATGCGGCTCCTGCAGGAATACGTACTACCGAAGCATTTTCACAGTCCACACGCTGGGATTCGCTCGATCTAGATCCAGAAAATGGTTGTATTCACGACACCGCACACGCCTATAGCGAAGATGGTGGATTAGTTATTCTCCGAGGCAATATCGCTCCAGATGGTGCGGTATTAAAAACTGCCGGTGTAGAAGAAGAACTGTGGGAATTCTCTGGTCCAGCTCGAGTAGTTGATAGCCAAGAGGCAGCAGTATCTACCATTTTGAACCGTGAAGTACAACCAGGTGAGGTTGTGGTTATTCGTTATGAAGGACCTTCCGGCGGTCCTGGTATGCAAGAAATGTTGCACCCAACCAGCTTTCTTAAAGGAGCAGGTTTAGGTAAAAAGTGTGCATTAATCACCGACGGTCGTTTCTCTGGTGGTACCTCAGGTTTATCTATTGGCCATATTTCTCCTGAGGCGGCTCATGGTGGGGTTATCGGTCTCATTAAAAATGGGGATCCGATTAGTATCTCTGTGAGTAATCGAACTTTGAATCTCGATGTATCGGATGAAGAAATCCAGCGTCGTCGTAAAGAAATGGAACAATCAGATAATCCCTGGACCCCGCAGCGTAACCGAAAAGTCTCTAAAGCATTGCGTGCCTATGCGGCAATGGCAACCTCTGCTGATAAAGGCGCTGTTCGCCAAGTAGATTAA
- a CDS encoding ABC transporter ATP-binding protein yields MVLRADDLFVDRGEFQLSMSFEMNEGTCLGIVGESGSGKSTLLKILSGMLRPDRGSLIGFDDVQMVFQHPAGSLNPRLSIRRSLSEPLSIRRQHISEQLLIELMQRVRLDPELLDRYPSQLSGGQLQRVAIARALSTTPKVVLFDEPTASLDVTVQASVMQLLQELKGSSSFIFVSHDLACVHELADEICVVRSGKIVDRFEAKDIFSVQRDQYTKTLVDLFME; encoded by the coding sequence ATGGTGTTGCGCGCAGATGATCTTTTTGTTGATCGTGGTGAATTTCAGCTCTCAATGAGCTTCGAGATGAATGAGGGTACCTGTTTAGGTATTGTGGGTGAATCTGGATCTGGAAAATCTACTTTATTAAAAATTCTTTCCGGAATGTTACGACCAGATCGTGGTTCACTAATTGGTTTTGATGATGTGCAAATGGTGTTCCAACACCCGGCGGGCTCATTAAACCCTCGGTTAAGTATCCGCCGTAGTCTAAGTGAGCCGTTGTCAATTCGTCGTCAGCATATCAGTGAGCAGTTACTTATCGAGTTGATGCAACGTGTTCGGCTTGATCCTGAGCTTCTTGATCGTTATCCTAGTCAGCTTTCTGGAGGCCAGTTACAACGGGTTGCTATTGCGCGTGCCTTAAGTACTACGCCCAAAGTTGTGCTTTTCGACGAGCCTACTGCAAGCTTAGATGTGACGGTACAAGCAAGTGTAATGCAGTTACTTCAAGAGCTAAAAGGTAGTTCCAGCTTCATTTTTGTTTCTCATGATTTAGCCTGTGTGCATGAGCTTGCCGATGAGATCTGCGTGGTGCGTAGTGGAAAAATCGTCGATAGGTTTGAAGCGAAAGATATTTTTTCTGTACAGCGTGATCAGTACACCAAGACTTTGGTGGATCTTTTTATGGAATAA
- a CDS encoding acetolactate synthase large subunit: protein MAASTHPSPATIAQRIRPSKPQRMTGADAIVRSLEELGIDLVFGLPGGAVLPLYDALYASKKVRHVLVRHEQGAGHAATGYAQATGRVGVCLATSGPGATNLVTPIADAYLDSVPMVAITGQVGRHLIGTDAFQEADIRGITMPVTKHNFMVTTPEEIPQAIAEAFHLASTGRPGPVLVDIPKDIQAAEMEFSWPPIIDLPGYKPVTVPHNRPIEQAVKLIAESKKPVLYIGGGVIKAEAHRELLAFAEHTGIPVVTTLMALGSFPDSHPLHMGMPGMHGTVAAVGAMQKSDLLITIGARFDDRVTGVLSTFAPEAKVIHADIDPAEIGKLRAVDVPIVGDAREVLEALLTTFKKRVASGINISQWRNYLFELKEKFPRGYDRSDDGLLEPQQVIRAIAETVGTDAIYCTGVGQHQMWSAQFLDFEQPRTWLSSGGAGTMGYAIPAAMGAKAGAPDKEVWAIDGDGCFQMTNQELTTSAIEGFAIKVALINNGNLGMVRQWQTLFYDRHYSHTKLREQDEYMPDFVKLAEAQGCVALRVTKEEEIIPAIEKARSIHDRPVVIDFIVGEDAQVWPMVSQGASNSEIQYARGLRPFFEADQSAGEEPQSIHAVIDESMEQAQKHNSHTAAGE from the coding sequence GTGGCAGCTTCCACTCACCCCAGTCCCGCCACAATTGCACAGCGTATACGACCATCAAAACCACAACGTATGACCGGTGCTGATGCAATTGTGAGATCGCTTGAAGAGTTGGGAATTGACCTAGTGTTTGGTCTTCCAGGCGGCGCAGTTTTGCCGCTTTATGATGCGCTCTATGCTTCAAAGAAGGTACGTCACGTGTTGGTGCGCCATGAACAAGGCGCAGGTCATGCGGCAACTGGATATGCTCAGGCTACCGGTAGGGTAGGGGTATGTCTGGCAACATCTGGACCGGGTGCAACCAATCTTGTTACTCCGATTGCAGATGCATACTTGGATTCAGTACCAATGGTGGCTATTACTGGTCAGGTTGGGCGTCACCTTATTGGTACGGATGCTTTCCAAGAAGCTGATATTCGCGGTATTACGATGCCAGTGACCAAACATAATTTTATGGTCACTACCCCGGAAGAGATTCCGCAAGCAATAGCAGAAGCCTTTCATCTGGCAAGTACTGGCCGTCCCGGTCCAGTTTTGGTAGATATTCCTAAAGATATTCAGGCAGCGGAGATGGAGTTCTCGTGGCCGCCAATTATTGATCTACCTGGGTATAAGCCGGTTACTGTGCCGCATAATCGCCCTATTGAACAAGCAGTTAAATTAATTGCAGAGTCAAAGAAGCCGGTTTTATATATTGGCGGTGGGGTAATTAAGGCAGAAGCTCATCGGGAACTACTCGCTTTTGCCGAACATACTGGGATTCCAGTTGTTACAACTTTGATGGCATTGGGTTCCTTCCCTGATTCTCATCCATTACATATGGGGATGCCAGGTATGCATGGCACGGTTGCTGCAGTGGGAGCAATGCAAAAATCTGATCTTTTGATTACCATTGGTGCGCGTTTCGACGACCGGGTTACTGGCGTATTAAGTACTTTTGCTCCAGAGGCGAAGGTGATTCATGCAGATATTGATCCTGCTGAGATCGGTAAATTACGTGCAGTAGATGTCCCTATTGTTGGCGATGCTCGCGAGGTATTAGAAGCGCTATTGACTACCTTTAAAAAACGGGTAGCTAGTGGCATAAATATTTCCCAGTGGCGTAATTATTTGTTTGAACTTAAAGAGAAATTTCCACGTGGTTATGATCGCAGCGATGATGGGTTACTAGAGCCACAGCAGGTTATTCGCGCCATTGCCGAAACTGTGGGCACGGATGCGATTTATTGTACTGGTGTGGGCCAGCACCAGATGTGGTCAGCGCAATTCCTTGATTTTGAACAGCCACGCACGTGGTTAAGCTCTGGCGGGGCAGGAACCATGGGTTATGCGATACCAGCAGCTATGGGAGCAAAAGCTGGCGCGCCGGATAAGGAAGTATGGGCGATTGATGGTGATGGTTGTTTTCAAATGACCAATCAAGAACTAACTACCTCTGCAATAGAAGGTTTTGCTATTAAAGTCGCCTTGATTAATAACGGTAATCTAGGCATGGTGCGTCAATGGCAGACGCTGTTTTATGATCGCCACTATTCGCATACCAAGTTGCGTGAGCAAGATGAGTATATGCCAGATTTTGTGAAGCTTGCTGAGGCTCAAGGTTGTGTGGCCCTCCGGGTAACCAAAGAGGAAGAAATTATTCCGGCAATTGAAAAAGCTCGATCAATTCATGATCGTCCAGTGGTTATCGATTTTATTGTTGGTGAAGATGCACAGGTATGGCCGATGGTTTCTCAAGGGGCATCTAATTCAGAGATTCAATATGCCCGTGGTTTACGTCCTTTCTTTGAAGCTGATCAATCAGCAGGCGAGGAACCCCAAAGTATTCATGCTGTCATTGACGAAAGCATGGAGCAGGCTCAAAAACATAATTCCCATACTGCGGCAGGAGAGTAG
- the lysE gene encoding L-lysine exporter produces MSIALSGFLVGLSLIVAIGPQNALIIRQGIKREGIIAVILVCLISDIILIFGGTLGVGALVEQAPIALTILKWCGVAYLAWFAFHCFKDAFKKDVESITIDSVSPQSTAFDSNQATSLAPVTTTTRPVTYTSPQTRSWVKPMLAALAFTWLNPAAYIDVLVMLGGIANQHGPDGRWVFAAGALAASFLWFPSLGFGAVYFSNVLSKPKSWRIINFCVGIIMIIMCLRLLMH; encoded by the coding sequence ATGAGTATTGCGCTATCGGGGTTCTTAGTTGGACTCTCCCTCATTGTTGCCATCGGACCACAAAATGCGCTCATTATTCGACAGGGCATTAAACGCGAAGGCATTATTGCGGTCATACTAGTTTGCTTGATCAGCGATATTATTTTGATCTTTGGCGGCACCCTCGGTGTGGGCGCGCTGGTCGAGCAAGCACCCATTGCGCTTACCATTCTTAAATGGTGCGGCGTAGCGTATCTAGCTTGGTTTGCATTCCATTGCTTTAAAGATGCGTTCAAAAAGGATGTCGAATCTATCACTATTGATAGCGTTTCCCCACAAAGCACTGCTTTTGACTCCAACCAAGCCACTAGTCTAGCACCGGTAACAACCACTACCCGCCCCGTTACCTATACTTCACCTCAAACACGCAGCTGGGTTAAACCAATGCTTGCCGCTCTCGCTTTTACGTGGCTCAACCCAGCTGCTTACATTGATGTATTAGTTATGCTTGGTGGAATTGCTAACCAACATGGCCCTGATGGCCGCTGGGTATTCGCTGCTGGTGCACTTGCTGCTAGTTTCCTATGGTTTCCTTCGCTAGGGTTTGGTGCAGTGTATTTCTCAAACGTGCTTAGCAAACCAAAATCTTGGCGAATTATTAATTTCTGTGTAGGCATCATCATGATTATTATGTGCCTTCGTCTGCTCATGCACTAA